In Dermacentor silvarum isolate Dsil-2018 chromosome 2, BIME_Dsil_1.4, whole genome shotgun sequence, the following proteins share a genomic window:
- the LOC119441833 gene encoding carbohydrate sulfotransferase 13, translating to MVLRAQFRVPVPSANTLPRYAFLAVAAALLLLITGLQFITVPSRFASFCPCPEDVLTRQVGIEHATADGIMSRRIRIQRVCQRYAACEELQRPTPGWGINMPMLGNSSTYCVPEQCPIFIDNARSLAFCFLAKVASTSVKTLFRDMLGVKVNRSDDGPSSWEELHREFHHQTHRLGPRTLFMHDGGRGYIKALFVRHPFERLVSAYVDKALRPRSEVMWFYKTYWEKIPGVKTENRTPTFAEFVDLLLATPVRELDEHWSPYYSRCQPCLLDYDFVGKLETADRDFPLLFSEIGVDGGRFGRIHVSRRGNTGCASRANGSQAKAGSSADYFATLSRDQVMGLYSRYFYDFELFGYDFRDYLT from the exons ATGGTGCTTCGAGCGCAGTTTCGCGTCCCTGTGCCAAGTGCGAATACGCTCCCACGCTACGCCTTCCTTGCTGTGGCTGCGGCCTTGCTGCTCTTGATCACGGGGCTACAGTTCATCACGGTGCCTAGTCGATTCGCGTCCTTCTGTCCTTGCCCAGAAGACGTCTTGACACGGCAG GTTGGCATCGAGCATGCCACGGCCGACGGCATCATGTCGCGGCGCATCAGGATCCAACGCGTGTGTCAGCGCTATGCGGCATGCGAGGAGCTACAGAGGCCGACCCCTGGCTGGGGCATCAACATGCCGATGCTCGGGAACAGTAGCACGTACTGCGTTCCGGAGCAGTGCCCCATCTTCATCGACAACGCACGATCACTGGCCTTCTGCTTCTTAGCAAAG GTGGCCTCTACTAGCGTGAAGACCCTATTCCGTGATATGCTGGGCGTCAAGGTCAACCGCTCCGATGACGGCCCGAGCAGCTGGGAAGAGCTGCACCGAGAATTCCACCATCAGACTCACCGGCTTGGTCCGCGCACCCTATTCATGCACGACGGCGGCAGGGGTTACATCAAGGCCCTCTTCGTGCGGCATCCGTTCGAGAGGCTTGTCTCGGCGTACGTCGACAAGGCACTCAG GCCGCGTTCCGAGGTGATGTGGTTCTACAAGACCTACTGGGAGAAGATACCCGGAGTCAAGACTGAAAACCGCACTCCTACGTTCGCGGAGTTCGTCGACTTATTGCTGGCCACGCCCGTGCGGGAACTGGACGAACACTGGTCTCCGTACTACTCACGCTGCCAGCCCTGCCTGCTGGACTACGACTTCGTAGGCAAGCTGGAGACAGCGGACAGGGACTTTCCGCTGCTGTTCTCCGAGATCGGCGTCGACGGAGGACGCTTCGGTCGCATACACGTGAGCCGCAGAGGGAACACCGGATGTGCTTCGCGAGCCAACGGCAGCCAAGCCAAAGCAGGATCCTCGGCAGACTACTTTGCGACGCTATCGCGGGACCAAGTCATGGGGCTGTACTCGCGATACTTCTACGACTTCGAGCTCTTTGGATACGACTTTAGGGACTACCTCACGTAA